One segment of Niallia sp. Man26 DNA contains the following:
- a CDS encoding response regulator transcription factor, producing the protein MMKKILIIGGDKGYYWFKLLKRYGFDCIEPVNPKDMINSIISQNITMVLIDNSSLKLKVEDICKEIRVVSSVFLVVISNNTNDSLVSILKNGADICLKEPIYEEELLARINSLFRTLPKVKSEVYTFNHLQLEKSKHELTYNKKLIPLSQIEIKIIELLINNPNKVLTPSSLIKSIWTHNPISQQTLRSYIRNIRDKIRETGFPIDKHLETIWGVGYIWKQDG; encoded by the coding sequence ATGATGAAAAAAATCTTAATCATAGGAGGAGACAAAGGGTATTATTGGTTTAAACTCCTAAAGAGATACGGATTTGATTGCATTGAACCCGTAAATCCTAAAGATATGATTAATTCTATTATTAGTCAAAACATTACTATGGTATTAATAGATAACTCCTCACTAAAACTAAAAGTGGAAGACATATGTAAGGAAATTAGAGTTGTTTCTTCTGTCTTTTTAGTAGTAATTAGTAATAATACTAATGATTCACTGGTTAGTATCCTTAAAAATGGTGCGGATATTTGTTTAAAAGAACCAATTTATGAAGAAGAATTATTAGCTAGGATAAACTCATTATTCCGTACTCTACCTAAAGTGAAGAGTGAAGTCTATACATTTAATCATTTACAATTAGAGAAAAGTAAGCATGAATTGACTTATAATAAAAAACTGATACCACTTTCTCAAATTGAAATTAAAATTATAGAATTGCTGATTAATAATCCTAATAAAGTTCTAACCCCCAGTTCCTTAATAAAAAGTATTTGGACACACAATCCTATTAGTCAACAAACTCTTCGCTCATACATTAGAAACATTAGAGATAAAATTAGAGAAACAGGATTTCCTATTGATAAACATTTAGAAACAATATGGGGTGTTGGTTATATTTGGAAGCAAGATGGTTGA
- a CDS encoding four-helix bundle copper-binding protein has translation MNMTYEECVKACLECMEACNYCFDACLKEDDVKMMVDCIRLDRECADICSLAAKAIQSNSPVMKEICLLCAEICEKCGEECKKHSHHEHCQKCAESCFKCAEICRKMVS, from the coding sequence ATGAATATGACTTACGAAGAATGTGTAAAAGCTTGTTTAGAATGTATGGAGGCATGCAATTACTGTTTTGATGCTTGTTTAAAAGAGGATGACGTTAAAATGATGGTCGATTGCATCAGGCTAGATAGAGAGTGTGCAGACATTTGTAGCTTAGCCGCTAAGGCTATCCAGTCTAATAGTCCAGTAATGAAGGAAATATGTTTGTTATGTGCAGAGATTTGTGAAAAATGTGGAGAAGAATGTAAAAAACACAGTCATCATGAACACTGCCAAAAATGTGCAGAGTCTTGTTTTAAATGCGCAGAGATTTGCCGAAAAATGGTTTCTTAA